The stretch of DNA CAATCGAGAACAACATCGTTACCATCATTCTCCGCAATTACTGGCAGAGGAGTTGAAGACGATGGCGATGATGTAGTGGTACCAGATGCAGCTGAGAGAGGTGTGGATGAtgttgcagttgtggtggtggtggtagtaagagAGTTAGGGTTAGAAGGAAGGGAATTTAGAGAATCACTTTGGACCTTCTCAGTGTCAACAGTGGGAGTTTGTTGGACTGTATCACTAGCAGAGTTAGATGATACAGAAGCTGTGTCCTGTCCTTTGCAAAACATGTAAGTCAACTGTGGGAAGTGGCTTTCTAAGGTACCCAGCTTTATGATCTTATTGCACTTGAGAACAGAAACTGGAAGACTGTAGTACTGAATAAAAGCCTTTTCCTCTTCATCAGTACAGGTCGTGAGAGGAACCTTCAGTACATTCTCTAGAGCAAATAGAAACTCATTCATGCTGCACTGTGGGTAGTACAACTTGCAGACGGCTTCTACCAATGCATAAGAACCACTGCGGTTAGGTGAGTTAATGCATGATATACTTTTGCCACGCAAGAAAATGCTAGATATGTGCTGCACAAGGGCTGAATCCATGGGCTTTGATACTGGCTGTTGAGGTTGTGAATCTCCTTGAACCGATCCTGTCGCTGTTGGAGTTGAAGATAAAGAATACGAAATCTGTTCAGCTGCTGAAGCTTGTTGTGAAGATGATTGCTGTTGTTGGGGTTGCTGTGAAGATGACGGCTGTTGGGAGACCTTATTGGTTGTCGGCACGGGCGACGATGAGGTGAGGTTGATGGGTTGCACACTAGACGCATGCAGCACCATAGAGTTGGCTGAGATACTGTTATGGTTTGAAGATCCGGAaccacttgctgctgctgctgatgctataTTTTGGATGTTAGATGCCAATGTCCGAGAGTGAGATTTGTTGACACTACTACTCACCACCATGTTAGGACTGGGGACAGTAGAGTGGGCTGCTACGGCTTGGCTAGCAGAACTGGCTTCATTGGGCCGTGTCCACAGTCCAGCCACAGCAGTGCTTTGAGTGTCTGGAATGGAGAGCAACTGCTCGTATATACTTGGTGGATGGTGGCCTTGAGGCAATGATGGTGctgttgtgacaggaatgttgcTGATGGGATGGGGATATGATGCAGATGATACAGGCATACGTACAGATGAGTTGGCTTGAGTGTAGCGGGCTATGTTGGCATAGTTCCCAGGTAAAGAACTAACAACGGCGTTCCATGCCTGGGATTGGTGCTGACTGAGGGCGCTAAGGATTGGTCCACTCGATGCATACATATTGGCCGGATTAGAAATAGATGGCGAGGGTAGCCTTGGTAGTTGGCTCACAAGGATATTTTGACTAGCTTGATGGGCAGATCTCTGGTGGATAACTGACTGACCACCAGTTGCCTGCGATACAATTGAAGGCAAGGATTGGGTAACAACATGTCCTTTTGTTAAAAAGCTTTTCAGTACATGAAGAGGGTTATGTTGCTTTGATGTAGGCAGTTGGCTAGGGTTTGGCAAGCCATGCTGGTTAGGATTGGCCTGCTCAGATTGCAGCCGGCTATTTCCCAGTAGGGAATTGGAAGTACTAAAGTttgctcgttgttgttgttggagtgaTTGTTGTTCATTACTGCTGGGAACTTTCAAAGGTAGTTGTTGTTTGGCAAAATTTAGGAagtttgggttcagtccacttGGAATGACTATATTTGGATTAATAAGATTGTTTGTCATGGGTGACCGAGTTGGGTTTCCTCGTGGACTGGGGTTTCTGGGATAGGGGGGCAATGCAGTATTAAATGGATGCATAGCTTGTGTACTTGACAGAGCTGAGGAAACTGAAATGTGGGAAGGGAACGCACTTAAGTgcggaggagggggag from Octopus sinensis linkage group LG2, ASM634580v1, whole genome shotgun sequence encodes:
- the LOC115224044 gene encoding mucin-5AC; its protein translation is MPIQIKAEPRDESDSSAVVACSNTPSGDSSSNNNSNNNNNNNNASSSSGGGSSGGSVSSLSTQLQQPSQNANSRLAAPVNHQRSSSNVLSSRSPSNTSSYANPAAAVAASHTQSLASTKSSDKLSEEAMEALEKRIDISSIKGVFGWTTIDGINIPFIFREDKKFVSVRIVEVKLFSRYPNSFPDELGKRDPLTSYFITEHEAKLLNEINTVHCSYEYGKQLFTTQDLIVNMAEFEQFHDIVKKSFPTEDQQEDTRAHDMSLPRKSDRPQFMDYCGWLQINNTITPYVERSNGGKYVPLSVIRYAAGLLADNQITGEPPTKIECDMLNETCKVAGFNFSFCKSTKLVSLNTIKTYHNPLIIDLPQDKPLTHARYIDFSGNPTKNSNFSSPPPPHLSAFPSHISVSSALSSTQAMHPFNTALPPYPRNPSPRGNPTRSPMTNNLINPNIVIPSGLNPNFLNFAKQQLPLKVPSSNEQQSLQQQQRANFSTSNSLLGNSRLQSEQANPNQHGLPNPSQLPTSKQHNPLHVLKSFLTKGHVVTQSLPSIVSQATGGQSVIHQRSAHQASQNILVSQLPRLPSPSISNPANMYASSGPILSALSQHQSQAWNAVVSSLPGNYANIARYTQANSSVRMPVSSASYPHPISNIPVTTAPSLPQGHHPPSIYEQLLSIPDTQSTAVAGLWTRPNEASSASQAVAAHSTVPSPNMVVSSSVNKSHSRTLASNIQNIASAAAASGSGSSNHNSISANSMVLHASSVQPINLTSSSPVPTTNKVSQQPSSSQQPQQQQSSSQQASAAEQISYSLSSTPTATGSVQGDSQPQQPVSKPMDSALVQHISSIFLRGKSISCINSPNRSGSYALVEAVCKLYYPQCSMNEFLFALENVLKVPLTTCTDEEEKAFIQYYSLPVSVLKCNKIIKLGTLESHFPQLTYMFCKGQDTASVSSNSASDTVQQTPTVDTEKVQSDSLNSLPSNPNSLTTTTTTTATSSTPLSAASGTTTSSPSSSTPLPVIAENDGNDVVLDCSTKSSVVVITATDGSPVPGSSNGPKDSTLSTSPKTSSSYSQSSVVSSTSPSTAAASSTAALSPSSSSSTAAAASPPRAPPTLTPTLVTTAATVTNSSAVASDRAKSGNPVNNSGDSSYVTAVPLISLADVQKLSEPQLNSILSHPSLKRPGNPLASGPTKSPCRSLEETVQRLHQTQSSPLANTASVQICQTDSGK